In one window of Romboutsia hominis DNA:
- a CDS encoding MATE family efflux transporter, whose protein sequence is MESQQALKEDKIGRLLLKYSVPAILAMMVTSLYNTVDRAFIGSIKDVGALAISGLGVTMPLFTILGAFCVGIAIGGSTNISIKLGEGNKEEAERILGNTFALEIVVAIAIMIIGAFFLDDILYIFGASIDTIKYARDYMSVIFFGTWFNLPGFALNSAIRAEGRPKLAATMMIISCILNLILDPIFIFGFDMGIKGAAIGTIMCQLLVFIWSTYYFTLGKSNLKLKIKNIRLEKRLLKAIILIALTPFFMELASGSIHLVTNRVLKIYGGDLAIGAMTTITSIYLIFLMPVFGLSQGMQTIIAYNYGAKQYGRTKKALLIAMLVGTIILTFGFIFIRLFPELFISIFTNDSKLTELAMNGVNIYTFTLPTIGISILGAVYFQSIGSAKISMFLSLLRQVIILIPVILVVPRIYGLNGVWASQPIADVSTMIIVGIFLLREFKKVNKF, encoded by the coding sequence ATGGAAAGTCAACAAGCTTTAAAAGAAGATAAAATAGGAAGGTTACTACTTAAGTATTCAGTACCTGCTATATTAGCAATGATGGTAACATCTTTATATAATACAGTAGATAGAGCTTTTATAGGTTCTATTAAGGATGTAGGAGCACTTGCTATATCTGGACTTGGAGTGACAATGCCTTTATTTACAATACTAGGAGCATTTTGTGTAGGAATTGCTATTGGAGGAAGTACTAATATATCTATAAAGCTCGGTGAAGGTAATAAAGAAGAAGCTGAAAGAATATTAGGAAATACATTTGCTTTAGAAATAGTTGTTGCTATAGCAATAATGATAATAGGGGCATTCTTTTTAGATGATATACTTTATATATTTGGAGCTAGTATTGATACTATTAAATACGCAAGAGATTATATGAGTGTAATATTCTTTGGTACATGGTTTAATTTACCAGGGTTTGCACTTAATAGTGCTATAAGGGCAGAAGGAAGACCTAAGCTAGCTGCTACGATGATGATAATAAGTTGTATTCTTAATCTAATATTAGACCCTATATTTATATTTGGATTTGATATGGGAATAAAAGGTGCAGCTATAGGAACTATAATGTGTCAACTGTTAGTATTTATATGGTCTACCTATTATTTTACACTAGGAAAATCAAATCTTAAGCTAAAAATCAAAAATATTAGGCTAGAAAAAAGACTTTTAAAAGCTATTATATTAATAGCATTAACTCCATTTTTTATGGAACTAGCATCAGGTTCTATACATCTAGTAACAAACAGAGTACTGAAAATATACGGTGGAGACTTAGCAATAGGAGCTATGACAACCATAACATCTATATACTTGATTTTCTTAATGCCTGTATTTGGATTAAGCCAAGGAATGCAAACTATAATTGCATATAATTATGGAGCTAAGCAATATGGACGTACTAAAAAGGCATTGTTAATAGCTATGTTAGTAGGAACAATAATATTAACTTTTGGGTTTATATTTATTAGATTATTCCCAGAGTTATTCATCAGTATATTTACAAATGACAGTAAACTTACTGAGTTAGCTATGAATGGAGTAAATATATATACATTTACATTACCAACAATAGGTATTTCTATTTTGGGAGCAGTATATTTCCAATCAATAGGTAGTGCAAAGATATCTATGTTTTTAAGTTTATTAAGACAAGTTATAATATTAATACCTGTTATACTTGTAGTACCTAGAATATACGGATTAAATGGAGTATGGGCATCACAACCAATAGCAGATGTAAGTACTATGATTATAGTAGGTATATTTTTATTAAGAGAGTTTAAAAAAGTAAATAAATTTTAA
- a CDS encoding putative Se/S carrier-like protein, with amino-acid sequence MSKYKKFTHSCAIKFSRFLTKSGMENESSPVPRNLSSNCGIGVSFSYTDDINKLYIKDIEKIYFIDCNEYSLYKDFDD; translated from the coding sequence TTGTCAAAATATAAAAAGTTTACTCATTCTTGCGCTATTAAATTTTCTAGATTTTTAACTAAAAGTGGTATGGAAAATGAGTCTTCTCCAGTTCCCAGAAATTTAAGCTCTAACTGTGGTATTGGAGTTAGCTTTTCTTATACAGATGACATAAATAAACTTTATATAAAAGATATAGAAAAAATTTATTTTATAGATTGTAATGAGTACTCTTTGTATAAGGATTTTGATGATTAA
- a CDS encoding 4Fe-4S dicluster domain-containing protein has product MNRVDERDTMFARSNYEKGSEAYVDYYSRNPEKKDIDDSIRTRPYLCSEESMTYNPTNSPMALSAFEFLSDIKHLCENKPKPEKVKVNKKIITKKIKGFAKQYGAKLVGITELKDYHYYTHRGRHEENYGEEITNHHKYGIVFAVEMDKDMINRGPMIAEVIETSKCYVDASIVGMVLSYYIRNLGYEARNHMDSNYLLMPVRVAKDAGLGQIGRNTILTTKDYGSRIRLGVVTTDLELDVDEQIDFGLDDFCKLCNKCAHFCPSQSLSNKPDKDSWVIEQESCYIKWLYMGTDCGMCISVCPFAQELETIKEVNTFKDNQELIKKALDEYKEKFGKRPFVPGNPDWLR; this is encoded by the coding sequence ATGAATAGAGTTGATGAAAGAGATACAATGTTTGCTAGATCAAACTATGAAAAGGGTAGTGAGGCTTATGTAGATTACTACTCGAGAAATCCTGAAAAAAAGGATATAGATGATAGCATAAGAACTAGACCTTATCTATGCAGTGAGGAAAGTATGACGTATAATCCAACAAATTCACCAATGGCTTTGTCTGCATTTGAATTTTTATCAGACATAAAGCACTTATGTGAAAACAAACCTAAACCAGAAAAGGTAAAAGTAAATAAAAAAATAATAACTAAGAAAATAAAGGGGTTTGCAAAACAGTATGGAGCTAAATTAGTAGGGATAACAGAATTAAAAGACTATCATTATTATACTCATAGAGGAAGACATGAAGAAAATTATGGTGAAGAAATAACTAATCATCACAAATATGGAATAGTATTTGCAGTAGAGATGGATAAAGATATGATAAATAGAGGACCTATGATAGCAGAAGTTATAGAAACTAGTAAGTGCTATGTAGATGCATCTATAGTTGGGATGGTACTTAGTTATTACATAAGAAACCTAGGCTATGAAGCTAGAAATCATATGGACTCGAATTATTTATTGATGCCAGTTAGGGTGGCAAAAGATGCTGGACTTGGACAGATAGGAAGAAATACTATTTTAACTACTAAAGATTATGGCTCAAGAATAAGACTTGGAGTGGTAACTACAGATTTAGAATTAGATGTAGATGAGCAAATAGATTTTGGGCTAGATGACTTCTGTAAATTGTGCAACAAGTGTGCACATTTTTGTCCTTCGCAATCTTTATCCAATAAGCCAGATAAAGATTCTTGGGTAATAGAGCAAGAATCTTGTTACATAAAATGGTTGTATATGGGGACAGATTGTGGGATGTGTATATCAGTATGTCCATTTGCACAAGAGTTAGAAACTATAAAAGAAGTAAATACTTTTAAAGATAATCAAGAACTTATAAAAAAGGCTCTTGATGAATATAAAGAAAAGTTTGGTAAAAGACCTTTCGTTCCAGGAAATCCTGATTGGTTAAGGTAA
- a CDS encoding MATE family efflux transporter encodes MSVFVKEKSFYKDVLKISIPIAMQGLINVGVSMTDTMMLGSFGEITLSAASLANQFCFIFLIINFGLGGGAGVLSGQFWGKKDINSINKVLSILIRASIAFAIIFLSLSQFMPDKIMSIYTSELPVADQGVMYLKIISLSFIFQGISTTVNILFRTVGSVKVALFASLTSFGFNIFLNWVLIFGKLGAPELGIQGAAIATLIARIIEFTVVVTYLFKIDKKLNFKLKYLLTLDKELLKSYIKIGGPVLVSDLILALGLNMVSVIMGRMGSDMVAANSISAVVLQFTNVFLMGVSNASGVITGNTIGKGDYESAYKRAVTFLAMAIILGGCSGVVIFSLKYIVIDFYNISDYTKSIAYQLMNSTSVLVVFMSVATLLTKGVLRAGGDTKFLMIADVLFLWIISIPLGYVAGIVLELPPGIVLIVLKSDEILKGIWCVFRLFSKKWIRDIDYKEKDNKNLEACVNN; translated from the coding sequence ATGAGTGTTTTTGTGAAAGAAAAATCTTTTTATAAAGATGTACTAAAAATTAGCATACCGATAGCTATGCAGGGACTTATAAATGTTGGTGTAAGTATGACAGATACTATGATGTTAGGCTCTTTTGGGGAGATAACACTATCAGCAGCATCCTTAGCGAATCAATTTTGTTTTATATTTTTAATTATTAACTTTGGACTAGGTGGAGGAGCAGGTGTATTATCTGGTCAATTTTGGGGCAAGAAGGATATAAATTCCATTAACAAAGTATTATCAATATTGATAAGAGCTAGTATAGCTTTTGCTATAATTTTCTTAAGTTTATCACAGTTTATGCCAGATAAAATAATGTCTATATATACTAGTGAATTACCTGTGGCAGATCAAGGAGTAATGTACCTTAAGATAATATCATTATCATTTATATTCCAAGGAATATCTACTACAGTAAATATTTTGTTTAGAACAGTAGGGTCAGTTAAAGTTGCTTTATTTGCATCTTTAACATCTTTTGGATTTAATATTTTTCTAAATTGGGTTTTAATATTTGGTAAATTAGGCGCACCAGAACTTGGAATACAAGGAGCAGCAATAGCTACTCTTATAGCTAGAATTATAGAATTTACAGTGGTAGTTACTTACTTATTTAAGATAGATAAAAAACTTAACTTCAAATTAAAGTATTTACTTACTTTAGATAAAGAGCTACTTAAAAGTTATATAAAAATAGGTGGACCTGTTTTAGTAAGTGATCTTATACTTGCTCTTGGTCTTAACATGGTATCTGTAATAATGGGTAGAATGGGTTCAGACATGGTGGCAGCTAACAGTATATCTGCTGTTGTCCTACAGTTTACTAATGTATTTTTAATGGGTGTATCTAATGCAAGTGGAGTTATTACAGGCAATACTATAGGTAAAGGAGATTATGAATCAGCATATAAAAGAGCTGTTACGTTCTTGGCTATGGCTATTATATTAGGGGGATGTTCAGGAGTAGTTATATTTAGCCTTAAATATATTGTAATAGATTTTTATAATATATCAGATTATACTAAATCTATTGCCTATCAATTAATGAACTCAACGTCAGTTTTAGTAGTATTTATGTCTGTAGCAACACTTCTTACAAAAGGGGTACTTAGAGCTGGTGGAGATACTAAGTTTTTAATGATTGCGGATGTATTATTTTTATGGATTATATCTATTCCACTAGGATATGTAGCTGGGATTGTTTTAGAATTACCTCCAGGAATAGTTCTTATTGTATTAAAATCAGATGAGATTTTAAAGGGAATTTGGTGTGTGTTTAGATTATTTAGCAAAAAGTGGATTAGAGATATTGATTATAAAGAAAAAGATAATAAAAATCTAGAGGCTTGTGTTAACAATTAA